aataataataaaaataataatagtaataataataataataataataataataataataattagtaaaagaatgaaaattttaataacatacAATTGAGCCAGTGGATATGAAGAAGCAAAAGGACGTTTAACTTCAGAATAATATAATTACTACCAAACACATCATCTTGTAATCGTTCCATATCTCTACAAATAGATACATAATATAATTACTACCAAACACATTATCTCGTAATCGTTTCATATCTCTACAAATTATTAAGAAAcatcaaaattattaaaaaacataattaagaaagatattaaaaagtaatttacTTGTGAAGTTAGTATAAAGAACATATGTATGCACAAGAAACGAAATTTTGGtagatgtttttatttttatatttttataatattatttatcaaCAATTCATTTGTAATTatggatataaaaataaataattttcttcATGATTTTTTATGGCCACTACGTGATTTAATATAAGATTAGATAATTTCTTTAAATTATTCTAAATATATGTAGTTATAATTAATTGGGATTAGATCTCTATTGCCAAATTTCTTtatctaattttatttatttatgtattataagTGTTgtaaaaaaacatggaaatgtCACGTAGGATAAAACTCTATGTGACAATGTTTTAAGATAGTTTAAAACTAAAGATGGCAAGAtagtttaaaattaaagaaGGCTTAAAAAGAATAAGATTCctactattttaatatatatatatatagatagatatatgtgttttaactgatacacatatataaatatatgataatttaaattaaaaaaatgataaatcaacttaataaTCAACATAACAACACATTTTGCTTTCAAAAATCCTGACTTTTTAATAAGTGAGGGTACATAGTTTCTCAAATAAGCAGTTGCCCCACATATCATAAAGAATAACTTTCTATGGGTAGGTTCTAATAGGCGGAATTTTTTTAACTGAAATTTGTGTCTCCATGCCTTGCGTTTGATGTATTTGGGTAGTGTTGGTGTCATATCTCACGAAATTAAGAAATTTTACATGAAAAAATAGTGTTACATACATACccaaaatccataataatactTTTTACGTAAAGTTAGTTTTATCCAGACGTGCTATAGGCCATTTTAACTAACGATTTGCTGGACCTTCAATCAATCctttttttatggaaaataccttgagatttAAAATACAAGATTCGAACTCTGAGACCTTGGGAAAAATTCACATCCGGAGCATCTATAGTGAATTTTGAAGATATCTCTGGCCAACCCACCTAAGTGGTGGAGCTGGTTCCATAATAATACTTATTAGTTCTTCAAATGATTACAAATCATATCTTACACTATTTGTGTATACAGTATACACACAATTGActagcaataataataattgatgaCATATAATAATTCTCTTAAAAATGACACAAAACATAAGAACCACATataaaaacactaaaaataaaattagaacaAAAATACCAAACATAAAGGCTTTATAATATGGATAAGTTAGCAAGCTATCTAGATTTTGAAATGCAAAAGAGCAGAAGTACCATCATGACCCTTTCTCAAATAGTGATCTATGTATTCCTTTGTTGTTGTGGTTCTATATTTGGCAGGATTATTTTCTGAAAGCAACTCTTTGATTGGTTCAAAAACCTTGGATAGTTCTGTACTTCGGCCTGTTGTAAAGAACGATGCCACGGAAACTCTTGGACCAACCTTGTTTGCCAACACTTTGTGTTGAGAACTTATGAACCGGTCGTTTGTAATTAATTGTAGTAGATCCCCTGCATTAACCACTAGAGCTCCTTTGATGGGCGGAACATCTACCCATTggtttttataaaacactttAAGGCCTCCAACATCGTCTTGTAAAAGAATGGTGATGAAACTGTTGTCAGCGTGGTCGGGTATGCCTATTGCTAACTCAGGTTGTGGACATGAAGGATAGTAATGGGCAATAAGTGCAATCCCGTCAAGACATCCCATGTTTGAGAGATGATCAGGTTTCAGCCCAAGAGCCTCGGATAATAACTCAAATACACCACTTCCAACCTTCATCACTTTGGACGAGTACTCTGGCCATATATTTCTAAGAGAAATATCCAAAGTTATATTATGATATGAAAATAGCCGTGAAATGCATAATAGTTGATAATTTCTCAAAGAACCTTTATACTCTTGCGTAAATcagatttaaatataataattatggTGGCGGCTGGCTTCTTGCTTTTTAACACACTGGCATATTTAAGTTGTGCTTCGGGTACCAAAATGGTACATGAGACCAGAGGGTTCcactcatttaccttttttttttttttaaatagagtACTAACAATAAGTAAGTTGATAACTAAACCTGCAAGTAGGCGGCAACTCATCTGCTTGAGGAGTAATTTGTGCCATGTCACAAAAGATGGTATCGCGCCAATTAGCAACCGGTGAACTATACAAGTCAAAGTTACTGTTGTAAACCACCCGTCTCTCCTCGTTCATCTCCCTTGTGTACCATTTCTTCTTCACCTCATTATCTTCTTCAAAGAACCCCAACACTCCCTTTTTCATGTCCTCCAAAATGCTAAATGGGATTCCATGATTCACTATCTGAAAGAACCCCCAGCTCTCCATGGCATCCTTCACTTCCGCGATCACTTGCTTTCGTTTAATGGGGTCTTGGTCGATTCCTTCTAGGTCGATGGTTGGAAGAGTTAGTTGGGAATGGTCAGATTTGAGATAATTTGGTGAAGGTACATGGAATATTCGAGGAATTTGTGAGATTCCGGCATCAACAAGTCCTTTGACACCAAGTTTTGTTTCGTCGAATGCTGTGAGCTCGGCTTTCCGATCATAATTTGGTTGGGccattatgtatatttttctaTGTATTTCTTTAATTTCCTGATGCTATTATTGTATACCAATATGTAGAAAATGATactctttatatatagatagatctATATAAGTGGTTATATGTCCTTGTTAAATGATTTTGATTCCTGATTAGTTTGACGTACTTTTACTAATCTAGAATAATCAATAAGTGATTCAGCATTAGTTTGACTTTTACTACTAAGAAAAAAGCTCATTTTTCTTGACTTGGTATGTATTATAGTTTGAATTTGAATAAATATATCGTCTGAATTTAATTAGTTCAATGATTTACACggttaaattaaaattaaatatccAAATAATCAAAAGACTTTTATATATGGTGAACAATGAGTTCATGATCGATAGTGATTGCAGCAACTTCCTCATTagtttaaaatttctaattgTTGGAAACAATAGAACAGAAGTATTATTTCCATATATGATGAACGAACTTGTAACTATGATTTGTTTCAACGTCTAATAATATATCATATCAATCAActatatttaactttttcatCGCAAATGTCGGaaatattatcatatattttattaatgtgtTGATGCTATAGTATAGCGGAATATGTCAAGCATGTTTGCAACTTGCAATTGGAAAATTATAGTTAAAGCAAGTTATATACACACGTGTTTATTAACGATATATGTCCGCACAATGTGACGATGATAATGGTGGCAACAAAGGGGGTCGGCGGCGGTGGTGacaggtggtggcggtggtgtcGGCAATGATAACGGTGACAGGTGGTGGAAACGacaatggtggtgaatgtaaaagtatttgatgttaaagaaaataattttctaAGTAATGGGGAAGAGGACCGAAACATGCTACTGAAAGACTCTACTGAGACAAAGATGGGCTGTCACTACTAGAAAACTGGGCTTCACCAACGGACAAATCCGTCGGTAATCCGTCGCTAACGACAATCACCGACGGATTACCGACGGAAAAAATCCGTAGGTAAAAACCTCGTCGGTAATTTTTTCTGACGGACTGAGCGACGGAACTCAAAATTTACCTACGCAATTCTCAGTTGGCAATCCGACGAAactttcaattttgatttttttatctaataaatAATCCTATATTTAGCTACAAATCAGCCGTCGGTACAAAAAAGCAAAAACGAAACAAAAATACAGAAATAATATTTAggattaaaattatttttaagatCAAATAAAATATTCACTAATTTATGTTGGTTCTCTACTAATATCCACAtctaattaaaacaaataacatcaccaacaaataaaaattcttaaatatcataaatacataaaaataaaattggaacAAAGAAACTAAAAACAGAACAAAGAAACGGAAAGCAAACAACGATTATATACATCTAAAGCTATACATCTAATTATCTAATTATAAATCActattatttcttctttttccatCGATTCCTCAACATTCATATTTTAAATCtgaaacaaaacaaagaaaacgaaaccaaatatctattatatacacatgttaaatatcaaaaatataaatatataaaaataaaaatggaacaTGAAACATATTCTAGTCTATTATTACCTGGAATGCAATCTCTTTCTATTTCATCTTCAATGATGAAATCTTATGATTCCAACTTAATCTTCAGATCTAaggagacaaaaaaaaaacaaaataaaattttcaaatatgaaaagaaaagttAATAGAGATATTCATAACTTATTTTTGTGTAGTTCAACCGCATAACCTCATATCTTCACCCATGTTTTGCGAACGTTTTAGATCtacacaaaacaaacaaatatggTTCTTTAGATctatacaaaacaaacaaaaataatgagATTACAACCAAGAAGAACTTAAACCACGACGTTATAGATCGGTTTTCCGATGGATGTCATTCAGTGGTGGTTTTGAAGAATAATAGAAAGATAGTATAGATCTTATGATAGTTTTATAAGTAATTTTAAGGTTTTTTGTGTTTGggatatttttgttttgaggTGGAAGTGCTCTGCCG
The sequence above is drawn from the Erigeron canadensis isolate Cc75 chromosome 4, C_canadensis_v1, whole genome shotgun sequence genome and encodes:
- the LOC122598436 gene encoding 1-aminocyclopropane-1-carboxylate oxidase homolog 3-like; amino-acid sequence: MAQPNYDRKAELTAFDETKLGVKGLVDAGISQIPRIFHVPSPNYLKSDHSQLTLPTIDLEGIDQDPIKRKQVIAEVKDAMESWGFFQIVNHGIPFSILEDMKKGVLGFFEEDNEVKKKWYTREMNEERRVVYNSNFDLYSSPVANWRDTIFCDMAQITPQADELPPTCRNIWPEYSSKVMKVGSGVFELLSEALGLKPDHLSNMGCLDGIALIAHYYPSCPQPELAIGIPDHADNSFITILLQDDVGGLKVFYKNQWVDVPPIKGALVVNAGDLLQLITNDRFISSQHKVLANKVGPRVSVASFFTTGRSTELSKVFEPIKELLSENNPAKYRTTTTKEYIDHYLRKGHDGTSALLHFKI